From Elusimicrobiota bacterium, the proteins below share one genomic window:
- a CDS encoding amino acid-binding protein, protein MNKHIAISVLGKDRPGIVSAISKVLFETGCNIEDSSMTIIESEFAMILVIALGKRTSLAELKNKLFSVCKSMSLTVSVRELSSKEALKEKQSKNMHIISVYGSDKTVFPSNKKAGEINSMLQDIAESLDVKIVVKPVEIAKL, encoded by the coding sequence ATGAATAAACACATCGCAATTTCAGTTTTAGGCAAAGATAGGCCGGGAATCGTTTCGGCAATTTCAAAGGTTTTATTTGAAACCGGCTGTAATATTGAAGATTCTTCAATGACAATAATTGAAAGCGAGTTTGCGATGATTCTTGTCATTGCTCTCGGAAAAAGAACTTCTTTAGCGGAATTAAAGAACAAACTTTTTTCGGTATGTAAGTCAATGTCTTTAACAGTTTCAGTCAGAGAACTTTCATCAAAAGAAGCTTTAAAGGAAAAACAATCAAAAAACATGCATATTATTTCTGTTTACGGATCAGATAAAACCGTTTTCCCATCAAATAAAAAGGCAGGCGAAATAAATTCTATGCTTCAAGATATCGCAGAGTCTTTGGATGTTAAGATAGTTGTAAAACCTGTTGAAATCGCTAAGCTTTAA